In the genome of Halapricum salinum, one region contains:
- a CDS encoding LUD domain-containing protein, protein MSTDSRAAKAARIRELLDTEGEAVATNTRGFNQGRYDSVARLEDYEGLKDEARAIKEDAIERLPELLDELTETIEENGGTVYVAEDAADANEYIADVCADAEADRVVKSKSMTSEEIEVNDHLHSRDVDVVETDLGEWVLQLADEAPSHIVAPAIHKSRQGIAELFEERFDPDEPLETAEELTMFAREKLGERIEGADVGMTGANFLTADTGTMALVTSEGNARKSVTVPDTHVAVAGVEKIVPSVEDLRPFVELIGRSGTGQDITSYVSLFTPPIDSPTVDFDDPDTPITDGEIDREFHLVLIDNGRLAMREDPDLKETLYCIRCSACSNTCANFQSVGGHAFGGETYSGGIATGWEAGIEGLDTAAEFNDLCTGCSRCVEACPVKIDIPWINTVVRNRINEGGNGGRFDFLVNGLSPDAEDDASPTLQKRVFGNFETLAKLGSATAPLSNWMAHSRPVGWLLERTLGVDHRREFPAFRRQTLVKWARDRDGTAPTDPERRVVLYPDVYTNYMLVERGKAAVRALEALGVAVEVPSVPGSGRPPLSQGMIDTARAKAEGVAEALDPYLEDGDDIVVIEPSDLAMFTGDYERLLPAEDYEPLAANSYELIEYVYGLLENGASPETLSVADSSETVAYHSHCQQRTMSLEAHTVAVLTECGYDVTTSDVECCGMAGSFGYKSQYYDLSMDVGENLAGQLREADADHVLASGTSCTDQIGDLLASEPRHPIELLDPAR, encoded by the coding sequence ATGAGCACCGACTCACGGGCAGCCAAGGCCGCTCGGATCAGGGAATTGCTCGACACCGAGGGCGAAGCCGTCGCAACGAACACCCGCGGATTCAATCAGGGCCGCTACGACTCGGTCGCCCGCCTGGAGGATTACGAGGGACTCAAAGACGAGGCGCGGGCGATCAAAGAGGACGCCATCGAACGCCTTCCCGAACTCCTCGACGAACTCACCGAGACTATCGAGGAGAACGGTGGCACAGTATACGTCGCCGAGGACGCGGCCGACGCGAACGAGTACATCGCCGACGTCTGTGCCGACGCCGAAGCCGACCGCGTGGTCAAGAGCAAGTCGATGACGAGCGAGGAGATCGAGGTCAACGACCACCTGCATTCGCGAGACGTCGACGTCGTCGAGACCGACCTCGGCGAGTGGGTCCTCCAGCTCGCCGACGAGGCACCGAGCCACATCGTCGCGCCGGCGATCCACAAGTCCCGACAGGGCATCGCCGAGTTGTTCGAAGAGCGTTTCGATCCCGACGAGCCACTGGAGACCGCCGAGGAACTGACGATGTTCGCCCGCGAGAAACTGGGCGAGCGCATCGAGGGGGCCGACGTGGGGATGACGGGCGCGAACTTCCTGACTGCTGACACGGGGACGATGGCACTCGTGACGAGCGAGGGCAACGCCCGCAAGAGCGTTACCGTCCCGGACACGCACGTCGCGGTCGCCGGCGTCGAGAAGATCGTCCCGAGCGTCGAGGACCTCCGGCCGTTCGTCGAGTTGATCGGCCGCTCGGGGACCGGCCAGGACATCACCAGCTACGTCTCGCTGTTCACGCCGCCGATCGACTCGCCCACAGTGGACTTCGACGATCCCGACACGCCCATCACCGACGGGGAGATCGATCGGGAGTTCCACCTCGTGTTGATCGACAACGGCCGGCTGGCGATGCGCGAGGACCCCGACCTGAAGGAGACGCTGTACTGCATTCGGTGTTCGGCCTGCTCGAACACCTGCGCGAACTTCCAGTCGGTCGGTGGCCACGCCTTCGGTGGGGAGACCTACTCCGGCGGCATCGCGACGGGCTGGGAAGCAGGGATCGAGGGGCTGGACACCGCCGCCGAGTTCAACGACCTCTGTACCGGCTGCTCGCGGTGTGTAGAGGCCTGCCCAGTGAAGATCGACATCCCGTGGATCAACACCGTCGTCCGCAATCGGATCAACGAGGGTGGCAACGGCGGTCGCTTCGACTTCCTCGTCAATGGCCTGTCGCCGGACGCCGAGGACGACGCCAGCCCCACGCTCCAGAAGCGGGTGTTCGGCAACTTCGAGACGCTGGCGAAACTCGGGAGCGCGACCGCACCGCTGTCGAACTGGATGGCCCACTCCCGGCCCGTGGGCTGGCTGCTCGAACGGACGCTGGGCGTCGACCACCGTCGCGAGTTCCCGGCGTTCCGTCGCCAGACCCTCGTGAAGTGGGCACGCGACCGTGACGGAACTGCCCCCACCGACCCGGAGCGCCGCGTCGTCCTCTACCCGGACGTCTACACCAACTACATGCTCGTCGAGCGCGGGAAAGCCGCAGTCAGAGCCCTCGAAGCGCTCGGTGTCGCCGTCGAGGTCCCGTCGGTCCCCGGATCGGGACGGCCACCGCTCTCCCAGGGGATGATCGACACTGCCCGCGCCAAGGCCGAGGGCGTCGCGGAGGCACTTGACCCCTACCTCGAAGACGGAGACGATATCGTCGTGATCGAGCCGAGCGACCTCGCGATGTTCACGGGCGACTACGAGCGCCTGCTACCGGCCGAGGACTACGAGCCACTCGCGGCCAACAGCTACGAACTCATCGAGTACGTCTACGGCCTGCTGGAGAACGGCGCGAGCCCGGAGACGCTCTCGGTGGCAGACAGCTCCGAAACTGTGGCCTACCACAGCCACTGCCAGCAGCGAACGATGTCCCTGGAGGCCCACACGGTCGCGGTGCTGACCGAGTGTGGCTACGACGTGACCACCAGCGACGTCGAGTGTTGCGGGATGGCCGGCAGCTTCGGCTACAAGAGCCAGTACTACGATCTCTCGATGGACGTCGGCGAGAACCTTGCGGGCCAGCTGCGCGAGGCGGACGCCGATCACGTGTTGGCCAGCGGGACCTCCTGTACCGACCAGATCGGCGACCTGCTGGCGAGCGAGCCTCGGCACCCAATCGAGTTGCTCGATCCCGCGCGCTGA
- a CDS encoding VOC family protein — protein MDGILDHTMVRVEDLEESIDWYTEHLDWELKRKSEHSSFTLAFLGPEDMHEDGAVLELTYNHDGRSYDFGDSWGHIAVRCEDVYEAYEDLMDQGVEDYRDPDSCGGSYAFVKSPSGHEIELVERDHGAKYSIDHTMIRVEDVDESIGWYTRKLDYEMFRRSEHSSFALYFMKPEDAPEEAMSLELTYNYDGREYDMGDAWGHVAVRADESDLEEYWEMLMDRHAEDYRDPESCDYNYAFTKDPDGHEIEVVRR, from the coding sequence ATGGACGGCATTCTCGACCACACGATGGTCCGCGTCGAAGATCTGGAAGAGTCGATCGACTGGTACACCGAGCATCTGGACTGGGAACTCAAGCGCAAGAGCGAACACTCCTCGTTCACCCTCGCCTTCCTCGGCCCCGAGGACATGCACGAGGACGGCGCAGTGCTCGAACTGACCTACAACCACGACGGCCGTTCGTACGACTTCGGCGACTCGTGGGGTCACATCGCCGTGCGCTGTGAGGACGTCTACGAGGCCTACGAGGACCTGATGGACCAGGGCGTCGAGGACTACCGCGATCCCGACTCCTGTGGCGGCTCCTACGCCTTCGTCAAGAGCCCGAGCGGCCACGAGATCGAACTCGTCGAACGTGACCACGGCGCGAAGTACAGCATCGACCACACGATGATCCGCGTCGAAGACGTCGACGAATCGATCGGCTGGTACACCCGCAAGCTGGACTACGAGATGTTCCGCCGCTCCGAGCACAGCAGTTTTGCGCTGTACTTCATGAAGCCCGAAGACGCTCCCGAGGAAGCGATGAGCCTCGAACTGACCTACAATTACGACGGGCGGGAGTACGATATGGGCGACGCGTGGGGCCACGTCGCAGTTCGCGCCGACGAGTCGGATCTGGAGGAGTACTGGGAGATGCTGATGGACCGCCACGCCGAGGACTACCGCGACCCCGAGTCCTGTGACTACAACTACGCGTTCACCAAGGACCCTGACGGCCACGAGATCGAGGTCGTGCGGCGGTAG
- a CDS encoding TIGR04206 family protein: MASARQRLLLVLMVGILPWSLIQTSTVTTLYFPFGFLNVETPTRVVTIYDYLFIYTQGLPQYVYAWPLGVGLWLLALGSAALGLVDREDRRVTAGLLALVGLTQLQFALGWGSLPRRTAIPVATITTLTLVWWVYWPHLKGAFFDTR, encoded by the coding sequence ATGGCTTCGGCTCGCCAGCGACTGCTGCTGGTCCTGATGGTGGGGATACTGCCGTGGTCGCTGATCCAGACCTCAACTGTGACGACGCTGTACTTTCCGTTCGGATTTCTCAACGTCGAGACACCGACTCGCGTCGTGACGATCTACGACTACCTGTTCATCTACACGCAGGGCCTTCCTCAGTACGTCTACGCGTGGCCCCTCGGCGTGGGACTCTGGCTGCTCGCGCTGGGGTCGGCCGCGCTCGGCCTGGTCGACCGCGAGGACCGCCGCGTCACCGCTGGACTACTCGCGCTGGTCGGGCTGACGCAGTTGCAGTTCGCGCTGGGGTGGGGATCCCTTCCGAGACGAACCGCGATCCCGGTCGCGACGATCACGACGCTGACGCTGGTGTGGTGGGTCTACTGGCCCCATCTCAAGGGTGCGTTCTTCGATACTCGATAG
- a CDS encoding OBG GTPase family GTP-binding protein, producing the protein MGLKEEIEAIEEEIAETPYNKSTEAHIGRLKAKLAEKKDEFEKRQSGSGGGPGYAVEKHGDATVALVGFPSVGKSTLINAMTNADSETGEYEFTTLNVNPGMLKYKGANIQMLDVPGLIEGAAGGRGGGKEVLSVVRTADLVVFVLSVFEIEQYARLREELYKNKVRLDTKPPNVSIRKKHKDGISVNSSVDLDLDEETVKSVLREHGYVNADVTVGEQVDLDRLIDGFMDNREYLPSIVTVNKADLIEPDYKPTVDEDLREHGIDPDDAIFISAVKEKGLDVLKERIYDELGLMRIYMDKPGRGVDYEEPLMLFEGDTVGDACKKLGGSFDERFRFARVSGDSAKHDDQQVGRDHELADEDVLRIVVSR; encoded by the coding sequence ATGGGGCTCAAAGAGGAGATCGAGGCGATCGAGGAGGAGATAGCCGAGACGCCCTACAACAAGTCGACAGAGGCCCATATCGGCCGACTCAAGGCCAAACTCGCCGAGAAGAAAGACGAGTTCGAGAAGCGCCAGTCCGGCTCCGGCGGCGGCCCCGGCTACGCCGTCGAGAAACACGGTGACGCGACCGTCGCGCTGGTGGGCTTTCCCAGCGTCGGCAAGTCCACGCTGATCAACGCGATGACCAACGCCGACAGCGAGACCGGCGAGTACGAGTTCACCACCCTGAACGTCAATCCGGGGATGCTCAAGTACAAGGGCGCGAACATCCAGATGCTGGACGTCCCCGGCCTGATCGAGGGCGCCGCGGGTGGCCGCGGCGGCGGGAAAGAAGTCCTCTCGGTCGTCCGCACCGCAGACCTCGTCGTGTTCGTCCTCTCGGTGTTCGAGATCGAGCAGTACGCCCGCCTGCGCGAGGAACTCTACAAGAACAAGGTCCGCCTCGATACGAAGCCCCCGAACGTCTCTATCCGGAAGAAGCACAAAGACGGCATCAGCGTCAATTCCTCGGTCGATCTCGATCTCGACGAGGAGACAGTCAAGAGCGTGCTTCGCGAGCACGGCTACGTCAACGCCGACGTGACCGTCGGCGAGCAGGTCGATCTCGACCGCCTCATCGACGGGTTCATGGACAACCGCGAGTACCTCCCCTCGATCGTCACCGTCAACAAGGCCGACCTCATCGAGCCCGACTACAAGCCCACCGTCGACGAGGACCTCCGCGAGCACGGGATCGATCCCGACGACGCCATCTTCATCAGCGCCGTGAAGGAGAAGGGCCTGGACGTGCTCAAAGAGCGAATCTACGACGAACTCGGGCTGATGCGGATCTACATGGACAAGCCCGGCCGCGGCGTCGACTACGAGGAACCGCTGATGCTGTTCGAGGGCGACACCGTCGGCGACGCCTGCAAGAAACTCGGCGGCAGCTTCGACGAGCGATTCAGGTTCGCACGCGTCTCCGGCGACAGCGCCAAACACGACGACCAGCAGGTCGGACGCGACCACGAACTAGCCGACGAGGACGTGCTCCGGATCGTCGTGAGTCGGTGA
- a CDS encoding VNG_1110C family protein: MDAASLRDSTQILLPAEALEGIRGDLDEQFTLTIRQEDEQVRIIGSPVEIKDASDFLTRNGIAVA, from the coding sequence ATGGATGCGGCCTCGCTTCGGGACAGTACGCAGATCCTCCTGCCAGCCGAGGCACTGGAGGGGATTCGCGGCGATCTCGACGAGCAGTTCACGCTGACGATCCGTCAGGAGGACGAGCAAGTCCGCATCATCGGCAGCCCAGTTGAGATCAAAGACGCCAGCGACTTTCTCACCCGCAACGGGATCGCCGTCGCGTAG
- a CDS encoding 50S ribosomal protein L11, producing the protein MAGTIEVLVPGGQANPGPPLGPELGPTPVDVQAVVQEINDQTEAFDGTEVPVTIEYEDDGSFSIEVGVPPTAELVKDEAGFETGSGEPHEEFVADLSVDQVKQIAEQKLPDLLAYDLKGAAKEVVGTCTSLGVTIEGENPREFKAKIDAGEYDDVFAEEAAA; encoded by the coding sequence ATGGCAGGCACAATCGAAGTTCTCGTTCCCGGTGGCCAGGCCAACCCTGGCCCGCCGCTCGGTCCCGAGCTGGGGCCGACCCCGGTAGACGTCCAAGCAGTCGTCCAGGAGATCAACGACCAGACCGAAGCCTTCGACGGCACCGAAGTCCCCGTCACCATCGAGTACGAGGACGACGGTTCGTTCTCGATCGAAGTCGGTGTCCCGCCGACGGCCGAGCTCGTCAAGGACGAGGCCGGCTTCGAGACGGGCAGCGGCGAGCCTCACGAGGAGTTCGTCGCCGACCTCAGCGTCGACCAGGTCAAACAGATCGCCGAGCAGAAACTGCCGGACCTCCTCGCGTACGACCTGAAAGGTGCCGCGAAGGAAGTCGTCGGGACTTGCACCTCCCTGGGTGTCACCATCGAGGGCGAGAACCCCCGAGAGTTCAAGGCGAAGATCGACGCTGGCGAGTACGACGACGTTTTCGCTGAGGAAGCGGCGGCGTAA
- a CDS encoding 50S ribosomal protein L1, whose product MADQEIENAVSRALEDSPDRNFRETVDLAVNLRDLDLNDPSNRVDESVVLPAGTGQETKIVVFAEGETALRAEDVADDVLSGDDLEDLGDNDDEAKDLAEDTDFFIAEADMMQDIGRYLGTILGPRGKMPEPLQPDDDVVETVQRMKNTVQLRSGDRRTFHTRVGAEDMSAEDIADNIDVILRRLHADLEKGPLNVDSVFVKTTMGPSVEVA is encoded by the coding sequence ATGGCAGATCAGGAAATAGAGAACGCAGTCTCTCGCGCACTCGAGGACTCACCGGACCGGAACTTCCGTGAGACGGTGGACCTCGCAGTCAATTTGCGCGATCTTGACCTCAACGATCCGTCGAATCGTGTAGACGAAAGTGTCGTCCTGCCGGCCGGAACCGGCCAGGAGACGAAAATCGTGGTCTTCGCCGAAGGTGAAACAGCCCTTCGTGCCGAGGATGTCGCAGACGACGTCCTCAGCGGCGACGACCTCGAGGACCTTGGCGACAACGACGACGAAGCCAAGGACCTCGCCGAGGACACCGACTTCTTCATCGCCGAAGCCGACATGATGCAGGACATCGGTCGCTACCTCGGGACCATCCTCGGGCCACGCGGAAAGATGCCCGAACCGCTCCAGCCGGACGACGACGTCGTCGAGACCGTCCAGCGAATGAAGAACACGGTCCAGCTTCGCAGCGGTGACCGCCGGACCTTCCACACCCGCGTTGGTGCGGAAGACATGTCCGCCGAAGACATCGCCGACAACATCGACGTCATCCTGCGCCGACTCCACGCCGACCTCGAAAAGGGGCCGCTGAACGTGGACTCGGTGTTCGTGAAGACGACGATGGGGCCGTCCGTGGAGGTGGCCTAA
- a CDS encoding 50S ribosomal protein L10, translating into MSAESERKTETIPEWKREEIDALVETLGQYESVGIVDLTGIPSQQLQDMRRDLYGTAELRVSRNTLLARALEEVDDGFEQLTEYISGHVGIIGTNDNPFGLYQQLEASKTSAPINAGEVAPNDIVIPEGDTGVDPGPFVGELQSVGANARIQEGSIQVLEDSHVLDAGEVVSADLANVLSELGIEPKEVGLDLRAVFSEGVLFEPEDLALDIEEYTRDVETAAARARNLALNASFPTAQTLPAQLGKASGEAKNLAIYAAIEDEAVMPDLVSKADGQVRALAAQIDDQEALPEELRDLEAPETESSDETTEDETEDVDEADEAEEADAADEDEDEDDDGDAGAALGDMF; encoded by the coding sequence ATGAGCGCCGAATCCGAGCGCAAGACCGAGACGATTCCCGAGTGGAAACGTGAAGAGATCGACGCGCTGGTCGAGACCCTCGGTCAGTACGAGAGCGTCGGTATCGTCGACCTGACTGGCATCCCGAGCCAGCAGCTGCAGGACATGCGTCGTGACCTCTACGGCACGGCCGAACTGCGCGTCAGCCGCAACACGCTGCTGGCCCGCGCCCTAGAAGAGGTCGACGACGGCTTCGAGCAGCTCACCGAGTACATCTCGGGCCACGTCGGCATCATCGGCACGAACGACAACCCCTTCGGGCTCTACCAGCAGCTGGAAGCCTCGAAGACGTCCGCTCCGATCAACGCGGGCGAGGTCGCGCCCAACGACATCGTCATCCCCGAGGGTGACACGGGCGTCGACCCGGGGCCGTTCGTCGGCGAACTCCAGTCCGTCGGTGCGAACGCGCGCATCCAGGAAGGGTCCATCCAGGTGCTCGAGGACAGTCACGTCCTCGACGCCGGTGAGGTCGTCTCCGCCGATCTGGCGAACGTCCTCTCGGAACTCGGCATCGAGCCCAAGGAAGTCGGCCTCGACCTGCGCGCCGTCTTCTCGGAGGGCGTGCTCTTCGAGCCCGAGGACCTCGCGCTGGACATCGAGGAGTACACCCGCGACGTCGAGACCGCGGCCGCTCGCGCACGGAACCTGGCGCTCAACGCCTCGTTCCCGACCGCACAGACCCTGCCGGCACAGCTGGGCAAAGCCAGCGGCGAAGCCAAGAACCTCGCGATCTACGCGGCCATCGAGGACGAGGCAGTCATGCCAGACCTCGTGAGCAAGGCAGACGGCCAGGTCCGCGCGCTCGCTGCACAGATCGACGATCAAGAGGCGCTGCCAGAGGAACTCCGTGACCTCGAGGCGCCCGAGACCGAATCGAGCGACGAAACAACCGAAGACGAAACCGAGGACGTCGACGAGGCCGACGAGGCCGAGGAAGCGGACGCCGCCGACGAAGACGAGGACGAAGACGACGACGGCGACGCAGGCGCAGCACTCGGTGACATGTTCTAA
- the rpl12p gene encoding 50S ribosomal protein P1 has product MEYVYAALILNESGEEINEANLTDVLDAAGVDVEESRVKALIAALEDVDIDEAVDQAAAVPATGGAATTDDVESADEGGDEDAAEEEEAADEEDAGDDDEDDEASGEGLGELFG; this is encoded by the coding sequence ATGGAATACGTTTACGCAGCACTCATCCTGAACGAATCGGGCGAAGAGATCAACGAAGCGAACCTGACGGACGTGCTCGACGCAGCAGGCGTCGACGTCGAGGAGTCTCGCGTCAAAGCGCTCATCGCAGCGCTCGAAGACGTCGACATCGACGAAGCCGTCGACCAGGCCGCCGCCGTCCCCGCGACGGGCGGTGCCGCGACGACCGACGACGTCGAGTCCGCCGACGAGGGCGGCGACGAGGACGCCGCAGAAGAGGAAGAGGCCGCCGACGAGGAAGACGCAGGCGACGACGACGAGGACGACGAGGCCAGCGGCGAGGGCCTCGGCGAACTCTTCGGTTAA
- the corA gene encoding magnesium/cobalt transporter CorA, producing MIESLVYRSGSVESYDDLGEAKAAQGTTWVHATEVTADERSHIAETFDLHPLAIEDVNSNVRAKTEEFPEFVFALLKTARLTRGDTTFEEEIVDDPVGVFFGSDWVVSMSPGTASMVGRVKNAVQAGDERLLERGPDFTAYRIVDVIVDSYFDLLDTLEDQIESIEEDVIESTEIDVLDEINSVRRELLSFRKLLWPAREALGVLARGDLKLVQESSEKYFRDVYDHVVQLVDLTETYRDLVSGARDIYLNSLSQSTNEVMKVLTVVATIFIPLTFIAGIYGMNFETMPELGWRYGYFAVWMVMLAIGIGMIWFFRQREYI from the coding sequence ATGATCGAATCGCTCGTCTACCGAAGTGGCTCCGTCGAATCCTACGACGACCTCGGGGAAGCTAAAGCCGCCCAGGGGACGACCTGGGTCCACGCGACGGAGGTCACCGCCGACGAGCGTAGCCACATCGCCGAGACCTTCGATCTGCACCCGCTGGCGATCGAGGACGTGAACAGCAACGTCCGCGCCAAGACTGAGGAGTTCCCCGAGTTCGTGTTCGCCTTGCTCAAGACTGCGCGGCTGACCCGCGGGGACACGACGTTCGAGGAGGAAATCGTCGACGATCCCGTCGGCGTGTTCTTCGGGAGCGACTGGGTGGTCTCGATGTCGCCCGGGACGGCGTCGATGGTCGGCCGCGTGAAAAACGCTGTCCAGGCCGGCGACGAGCGACTCCTCGAACGCGGGCCAGACTTCACGGCCTACCGGATCGTCGACGTGATCGTCGACAGCTACTTCGACCTGCTCGATACCCTGGAAGACCAGATCGAGAGTATCGAAGAAGACGTTATCGAGTCGACGGAGATCGACGTCCTCGACGAGATCAACAGCGTTCGTCGGGAGTTGCTCTCCTTTCGGAAGTTGCTGTGGCCCGCCCGAGAGGCGCTGGGCGTCTTGGCTCGCGGGGATCTGAAACTCGTGCAGGAGTCCTCGGAGAAGTACTTCCGGGACGTCTACGATCACGTCGTCCAGCTCGTCGATCTGACCGAGACGTATCGCGATCTGGTGAGTGGGGCGCGGGACATCTACCTCAACAGCCTCTCCCAGTCGACCAACGAGGTGATGAAGGTGCTGACGGTGGTGGCGACGATTTTCATTCCGCTGACCTTTATCGCCGGGATCTACGGGATGAACTTCGAGACCATGCCCGAGCTTGGGTGGCGATACGGCTACTTTGCGGTCTGGATGGTAATGCTCGCTATCGGTATCGGGATGATCTGGTTCTTCCGCCAGCGAGAGTATATCTAG